The proteins below are encoded in one region of Nakamurella flava:
- a CDS encoding carbohydrate ABC transporter permease, producing the protein MTTLEDPPQADGAAPADRRVAPRRRRRPTLSRGVLYSLLTVGALISLFPLYWLVVMASNTTADIYKSPPVFVPGPHLFENVAKVFDRIDFGGSLLNTIIVAVTVTFLVLVFDSLAAFAFAKYEFPFRRTLFTIVLATFMLPMQLSVIPQFIIMTNFGWVGDLKALIVPAAANAFGIFWLRQYILSSVPDELMDSAVIDGAGFFRQYLTVCLPLIRPGLGFLGIYTFIAAWNDYMWPLIILTDPNKLTLQVAMAQLNTTVKNDYGMVMAGALLAVLPLLVVFLVGAKQFMGDIAKGAVK; encoded by the coding sequence GTGACGACCCTGGAAGATCCACCGCAGGCGGACGGGGCGGCCCCGGCCGACCGTCGTGTCGCCCCGCGCCGGCGGCGCCGGCCCACCCTGTCCCGCGGAGTGCTGTACTCCCTGCTGACCGTGGGCGCGCTCATCTCGCTGTTCCCGCTGTACTGGCTGGTCGTGATGGCCAGCAACACCACGGCCGACATCTACAAGTCGCCGCCGGTCTTCGTCCCCGGGCCGCATCTGTTCGAGAACGTCGCCAAGGTCTTCGACCGCATCGATTTCGGCGGATCGCTGCTCAACACCATCATCGTCGCGGTGACCGTGACCTTCCTGGTGCTTGTCTTCGACTCGCTGGCCGCGTTCGCCTTCGCCAAGTACGAGTTCCCCTTCCGGCGGACGCTTTTCACCATCGTGCTGGCGACCTTCATGCTGCCGATGCAGCTCTCGGTCATCCCGCAGTTCATCATCATGACGAACTTCGGCTGGGTCGGTGATCTCAAGGCGCTCATCGTGCCGGCCGCCGCCAACGCGTTCGGCATCTTCTGGTTGCGCCAGTACATCCTGTCCAGCGTCCCGGACGAGCTGATGGACTCCGCGGTGATCGACGGGGCCGGGTTCTTCCGGCAGTACCTGACGGTCTGCCTGCCGCTGATCCGCCCGGGCCTGGGCTTCCTCGGGATCTACACGTTCATCGCCGCCTGGAACGACTACATGTGGCCGTTGATCATCCTCACCGACCCGAACAAGCTGACGCTGCAGGTCGCCATGGCCCAGCTGAACACGACGGTCAAGAACGACTACGGCATGGTGATGGCCGGAGCGTTGCTCGCCGTCCTGCCGCTGCTCGTCGTCTTCCTCGTCGGCGCCAAGCAGTTCATGGGCGACATCGCCAAGGGAGCGGTCAAGTGA
- a CDS encoding glycoside hydrolase family 2 TIM barrel-domain containing protein gives MSTPGFAPLSDRAPGSDTRLAPRARLRTDAPVLSLNGDWDFRLHPADPADRDTDGRPDFATPGADLTGWASIPVPAHWVLTEATERYSRPIYTNIQYPFPLDPPHVPDANPTGDYRRMFTVPAEFVAGDTRVRLRFDGVESRADVWLNGHPVGWFTGSRLTTEFDVTDLLVEGDNLLAVRVHQWSAASYLEDQDQWWLPGIFRDVTLLARPAAGLDNVTVIGDLDPASGHGELRVDAVGSFPITVRIPELGVEETWAGPADVAPIAVGPVDAWTSETPRLYDVQVAAPGEIATLRTGFRRVEIVGDRFLVNGRPLTFRGVNRHETHPDLGRVFDEAHVRRDLELMKRHNVNALRTSHQPPHWRTLELCDELGLWVVLECDLETHGFWEVDWRDNPADDPQWREALLDRISRTVERDVNHPSIVLWSLGNESGTGRNLAEMAAWVHDRDPSRPVHYEGDYDGSYTDVYSRMYPTLEEISSICGEQTMAVHEIGPAAGARQRSRPFVMCEYAHAMGNGPGSLADYEEAIDTFDRSHGGFIWEWRDHGLRTHTPDGTEFFAYGGDFGEVVHDGIFIMDGLVLSDDTPSPALAELAAVWAPVRFALDGDRLTVTNRRGFRALDDLTVGWTLESDGRTVDSGELVLPDVAPGTSVTLPLPAGALAVESGERFLTFTAASTEDESWASAGHVVARQQFPVAGSRVPVPSRRSAAGSFADAEFDRAGSLVSWRGLPVAGPLVELWRAPTENDRLDGQGSYETAYPGLTHGRGDESTPASADRWRERGLHRLTHRTLSVERSGDAVVRRVRTMAANAAVGVDSILTWTRRDDGLHLRAVVVPFGTWDCTWPRLGLRFDLPASLAAEPVSWFGTGPDESYADSASAAVVGRFTAGLDELTVRYARPQESGHRPGLRELDWGPLHLATVPLQGHRPGFSLSRWTPQELSVAGHHHELPDSDRVVLMVDHAQHGLGSRACGPDVLPRYALWPQATDLEIVLR, from the coding sequence ATGTCCACCCCGGGATTCGCCCCGCTCTCCGACCGCGCTCCCGGATCGGACACCCGGCTCGCCCCCCGCGCCCGCCTCCGCACCGACGCCCCAGTCCTCTCCCTGAACGGCGACTGGGACTTCCGGCTGCACCCCGCCGACCCGGCCGACCGTGACACCGACGGCCGACCGGACTTCGCCACCCCGGGCGCGGACCTCACCGGATGGGCGTCGATCCCGGTCCCCGCGCACTGGGTGCTGACGGAGGCGACCGAGCGCTACAGCCGGCCGATCTACACCAACATCCAGTATCCGTTCCCGCTCGACCCGCCGCACGTCCCGGACGCCAACCCGACCGGGGACTACCGCCGGATGTTCACCGTGCCGGCGGAGTTCGTGGCGGGCGACACCCGGGTGCGGTTGCGGTTCGACGGGGTCGAGTCCCGGGCGGACGTCTGGCTGAACGGGCACCCCGTGGGCTGGTTCACCGGCAGCCGGTTGACCACCGAGTTCGATGTCACCGACCTGCTGGTCGAGGGGGACAACCTGCTGGCCGTCCGGGTGCACCAGTGGTCGGCCGCCAGCTACCTGGAGGATCAGGACCAGTGGTGGCTGCCGGGAATCTTCCGGGACGTCACCCTGCTGGCGCGGCCGGCCGCTGGTCTGGACAATGTCACCGTCATCGGTGATCTCGACCCGGCGTCCGGTCACGGCGAGCTGCGGGTCGACGCGGTCGGCTCGTTCCCCATCACCGTGCGGATCCCCGAACTCGGCGTCGAGGAGACGTGGGCCGGGCCGGCCGACGTCGCCCCGATCGCGGTCGGCCCGGTCGACGCGTGGACGTCCGAGACCCCCCGGCTGTACGACGTGCAGGTCGCCGCTCCCGGCGAGATCGCCACGCTGCGCACCGGTTTCCGCCGGGTCGAGATCGTCGGCGACCGGTTCCTGGTCAACGGCCGGCCCCTCACCTTCCGCGGCGTCAATCGGCACGAGACCCATCCGGACCTCGGGCGGGTGTTCGACGAGGCCCACGTCCGCCGCGACCTCGAACTGATGAAACGGCACAACGTCAACGCCCTGCGCACCTCGCACCAGCCGCCGCACTGGCGCACCCTGGAACTCTGCGACGAGCTCGGTCTCTGGGTGGTCCTGGAGTGCGACCTGGAAACCCACGGATTCTGGGAGGTCGACTGGCGGGACAACCCCGCCGACGACCCGCAGTGGCGGGAAGCGTTGCTGGATCGCATCTCCCGCACGGTCGAGCGCGACGTCAACCACCCGAGCATCGTGCTCTGGTCGCTGGGCAACGAGTCCGGCACCGGCCGCAACCTGGCCGAGATGGCCGCCTGGGTGCACGATCGCGATCCGTCCCGCCCGGTGCACTACGAGGGGGATTACGACGGTTCCTACACCGACGTCTACTCGCGGATGTACCCGACACTGGAGGAGATCTCGTCGATCTGTGGTGAGCAGACGATGGCCGTCCACGAGATCGGCCCCGCGGCCGGGGCGAGGCAGCGGTCGCGTCCGTTCGTCATGTGCGAGTACGCCCACGCGATGGGCAACGGACCCGGATCGCTGGCCGACTACGAGGAAGCGATCGACACCTTCGACCGCTCGCACGGCGGGTTCATCTGGGAATGGCGCGACCACGGTCTGCGCACCCACACCCCCGACGGCACCGAGTTCTTCGCCTACGGGGGAGATTTCGGCGAGGTCGTGCACGACGGCATCTTCATCATGGACGGCCTGGTGCTGTCCGACGACACCCCCAGCCCGGCGCTGGCCGAATTGGCCGCGGTGTGGGCGCCGGTGCGGTTCGCCCTCGACGGTGACCGGCTGACGGTGACCAACCGCCGCGGCTTTCGCGCCCTGGACGATCTGACGGTCGGCTGGACCCTTGAGTCCGACGGCCGGACGGTGGATTCCGGCGAGCTGGTACTACCCGATGTCGCGCCAGGCACCTCGGTCACCCTTCCCCTGCCGGCGGGGGCGCTGGCCGTGGAGTCGGGAGAACGGTTCCTGACGTTCACCGCCGCGTCGACAGAGGACGAATCCTGGGCCTCCGCCGGCCATGTCGTGGCTCGGCAACAGTTCCCGGTCGCCGGTTCCCGGGTCCCCGTCCCGTCCAGGCGCTCCGCCGCCGGGTCCTTCGCCGACGCCGAGTTCGACCGCGCCGGCTCGCTGGTGTCCTGGCGGGGTCTGCCCGTGGCCGGTCCACTCGTCGAGCTGTGGCGGGCGCCGACCGAGAACGACCGGTTGGACGGGCAGGGCTCCTACGAGACGGCCTACCCCGGCCTGACCCACGGCCGCGGGGACGAGTCGACCCCGGCCTCGGCCGACCGCTGGCGCGAGCGCGGCCTGCACCGCCTCACCCACCGCACGCTGTCCGTCGAGCGTTCCGGGGATGCGGTCGTCCGTCGTGTCCGCACGATGGCCGCGAACGCCGCCGTCGGCGTCGACAGCATCCTCACCTGGACCCGGCGGGACGACGGCCTGCACCTGCGCGCCGTCGTCGTGCCGTTCGGCACCTGGGACTGCACCTGGCCGCGCCTGGGTCTGCGGTTCGACCTGCCGGCCTCGCTGGCGGCCGAGCCGGTGAGCTGGTTCGGCACCGGGCCCGACGAGTCGTACGCCGACTCCGCGTCGGCCGCGGTCGTGGGTCGCTTCACCGCTGGGCTCGATGAGCTGACCGTGCGCTACGCCCGGCCGCAGGAGAGCGGCCACCGCCCCGGCTTGCGGGAGCTCGACTGGGGTCCGCTGCACCTGGCCACCGTGCCGCTACAGGGTCACCGTCCCGGTTTCAGCCTGAGTCGCTGGACGCCGCAGGAGCTCTCGGTCGCCGGCCACCACCACGAGCTGCCGGATTCCGACCGCGTTGTGCTGATGGTCGACCACGCCCAGCACGGCCTCGGCTCCCGGGCGTGCGGCCCGGACGTGCTGCCCCGGTACGCCCTGTGGCCGCAGGCCACCGACCTGGAGATCGTCCTGCGCTAG
- a CDS encoding alpha-mannosidase — MHDRSHLVDLRIERFLRERLRPAVHRARHPLTVSVWEVDGEPVPFADALAADYLPFSTDRPWGRPWGTTWFAVQGEIPAAWRDATGALPSGTRPELVIDLGFTGSQSGFQCEALVWGRNGVPIKGIAPFNSAVAAAVDADGRVDVLVEAASNPDVGSDWEFRPTAVGDPATVGREPIYTLRAVDLALLDVTVHELLADAVTLYGLARQLDPASPRRAEIFAALERMADVIDPDDVAGTAAAGRAALQPALERPAHASAHLLHAVGHAHIDSAWLWPVRETARKVSRTFSNVLALMDSDPEFTFVSSSAQQFAWVKEHYPTLWQRLVARVREGRFVPVGGMWVESDTNMPGGEALARQFVEGKGFFLDEFGIDTPEVWLPDSFGYTAALPQVARAAGARWFLTQKISWNEINRVPHHTFLWEGIDGTRLFTHFPPVDKYNSDLDAADLAHAERNFADKGRATMSLLPYGYGDGGGGPTREMTQTVARTGSLEGSPRLRHSTSEAFFTAAEREYTNPEIWSGELYLEFHRGTYTSQLRTKQGNRRSEHLLREAELWAATAAVRTGKEYPAEQLQRLWRLVLLQQFHDILPGSSIAWVHQDAERNYAAIATELNEIIDGSLRALVGNGDRTVVANAAPHPRDGVPALAIGAAGGEAAVELTEQSGGVVLADERARVVIDGSGLIVSARDLVSGRETVPPGQVAGLLQLHRDTPTQWDAWDIDEHYRRTVTDLVTADSVTVDGSTVVIERSFGESTVRQRIWLDSGPESSVLRMALDVDWHEKQKLLKLAFPIDVHTDHAASEIQFGHVVRPTHTNTSWDAARFETVAHRWVQVAEPGFGAAVVNDSTYGHDVTRHAREGGGTYSTIRLSLVRAALFPDPQQDQGRHHLEVGFVIGADIADAVREGYRINLAHRVVTDAATGTVEPLVTVDNTGVVVEAVKLATDGSGDVIVRLYEALGRRTTTAVTAGFPVSGIVETDLLERPVDGGFAAPDGGAVDLALRPFQLVTLRFGR, encoded by the coding sequence ATGCATGACCGTTCCCACCTGGTCGACCTGCGCATCGAGCGATTCCTGCGCGAGCGACTCCGTCCGGCAGTCCATCGCGCGCGTCACCCGTTGACGGTGTCCGTCTGGGAGGTCGACGGCGAACCGGTTCCGTTCGCCGACGCTCTGGCGGCCGACTATCTGCCCTTCTCGACCGATCGGCCGTGGGGACGTCCCTGGGGCACCACCTGGTTCGCCGTCCAGGGCGAGATCCCCGCCGCCTGGCGGGACGCCACCGGCGCGCTGCCGAGCGGCACCCGACCCGAGCTGGTGATCGACCTCGGCTTCACCGGCAGCCAGAGCGGGTTCCAGTGCGAGGCCCTGGTCTGGGGTCGCAACGGCGTGCCCATCAAGGGGATCGCCCCGTTCAACAGTGCGGTGGCGGCCGCCGTCGACGCCGACGGCCGGGTGGACGTGCTGGTCGAGGCGGCCAGCAACCCGGACGTGGGCAGCGACTGGGAGTTCCGGCCGACCGCGGTCGGCGACCCGGCCACCGTCGGCCGCGAACCGATCTACACGCTGCGGGCGGTCGACCTCGCGCTGCTCGACGTCACGGTGCACGAGCTGCTGGCCGACGCGGTCACCCTCTACGGCCTGGCCCGTCAGCTCGACCCGGCGTCACCGCGGCGGGCCGAGATCTTCGCCGCGCTCGAGAGGATGGCCGACGTCATCGACCCCGATGACGTGGCCGGCACCGCGGCCGCCGGCCGGGCCGCGCTGCAGCCCGCACTGGAACGGCCGGCGCACGCCAGCGCACACCTGCTGCACGCCGTCGGGCACGCCCACATCGACTCGGCCTGGCTGTGGCCGGTCCGGGAGACCGCGCGCAAGGTGTCGCGGACGTTCAGCAACGTCCTGGCCCTGATGGACTCCGACCCCGAGTTCACCTTCGTCAGCTCGTCGGCCCAGCAGTTCGCCTGGGTCAAGGAGCACTACCCCACCCTCTGGCAGCGACTGGTCGCCCGCGTCCGGGAGGGCCGGTTCGTGCCGGTCGGCGGCATGTGGGTCGAGTCCGACACCAACATGCCCGGCGGGGAGGCGCTGGCCCGACAGTTCGTCGAGGGCAAAGGCTTCTTCCTCGACGAGTTCGGCATCGACACGCCGGAGGTGTGGCTGCCCGACTCCTTCGGTTACACCGCGGCACTGCCGCAGGTGGCCCGGGCCGCCGGGGCCCGCTGGTTCCTCACCCAGAAGATCTCCTGGAACGAGATCAACCGGGTCCCGCACCACACCTTCCTGTGGGAGGGCATCGACGGGACGCGGCTGTTCACCCATTTCCCGCCGGTCGACAAGTACAACTCCGACCTGGACGCCGCCGATCTGGCCCACGCCGAGCGCAACTTCGCCGACAAGGGCCGGGCGACCATGTCGTTGCTGCCCTACGGCTACGGCGACGGCGGCGGCGGACCCACCCGGGAGATGACCCAGACGGTGGCCCGTACCGGGTCGCTGGAAGGATCCCCCCGCCTGCGGCACAGCACGTCGGAGGCCTTCTTCACCGCCGCCGAGCGGGAGTACACCAACCCCGAGATCTGGTCCGGTGAGCTGTATCTGGAGTTCCACCGCGGCACCTACACCAGCCAACTCCGCACCAAGCAGGGGAACCGGCGCAGCGAACACCTGCTGCGCGAGGCCGAACTGTGGGCGGCCACCGCCGCGGTCCGCACGGGCAAGGAATACCCGGCCGAACAGCTGCAGCGCCTGTGGCGACTGGTGCTGTTGCAGCAGTTCCACGACATCCTGCCCGGCTCGTCCATCGCCTGGGTCCACCAGGACGCCGAGCGGAACTACGCGGCCATCGCCACCGAGCTGAACGAGATCATCGACGGCAGCCTGCGGGCGCTGGTCGGCAACGGCGACCGGACCGTGGTCGCCAACGCCGCGCCGCACCCGCGGGACGGGGTGCCCGCGCTGGCCATCGGGGCCGCCGGCGGCGAGGCTGCGGTCGAGCTCACCGAGCAGAGCGGTGGTGTCGTGCTGGCCGACGAGCGGGCGCGGGTGGTGATCGACGGCTCCGGTCTCATCGTGTCCGCACGGGACTTGGTTTCCGGTCGCGAGACCGTTCCCCCGGGTCAGGTCGCCGGACTGCTGCAGCTGCACCGGGATACCCCCACCCAGTGGGACGCCTGGGACATCGACGAGCACTACCGGCGCACCGTGACCGATCTCGTCACCGCCGACTCGGTGACGGTCGACGGTTCGACGGTGGTGATCGAGCGCTCCTTCGGCGAATCCACCGTGCGGCAACGGATCTGGCTGGACAGCGGACCGGAGTCGTCCGTCCTGCGGATGGCGCTCGACGTCGACTGGCACGAGAAGCAGAAGCTGCTCAAGCTGGCGTTCCCCATCGACGTGCACACCGACCACGCCGCCTCGGAGATCCAGTTCGGCCACGTCGTCCGGCCCACCCACACCAACACGTCCTGGGACGCGGCCCGTTTCGAGACCGTCGCCCACCGCTGGGTGCAGGTGGCCGAGCCCGGCTTCGGCGCCGCGGTGGTCAACGACTCCACCTACGGGCACGACGTCACCCGCCACGCCCGCGAGGGCGGCGGCACGTACTCGACCATCCGGCTGTCCCTGGTGCGGGCGGCGCTGTTCCCCGACCCGCAGCAGGACCAGGGCCGTCACCACCTCGAGGTCGGGTTCGTCATCGGCGCGGACATCGCGGACGCAGTGCGCGAGGGCTACCGGATCAACCTGGCGCACCGGGTCGTCACCGACGCTGCGACCGGGACGGTCGAACCGCTGGTCACGGTCGACAACACCGGCGTGGTGGTCGAGGCGGTCAAGCTGGCCACCGACGGCAGCGGCGATGTGATCGTCCGGCTCTACGAGGCGCTGGGTCGCCGGACCACTACTGCGGTGACTGCCGGCTTCCCGGTCTCCGGGATCGTCGAGACCGATCTGCTGGAGCGGCCCGTGGACGGCGGCTTCGCCGCTCCGGACGGGGGCGCGGTCGACCTCGCGCTGCGGCCGTTCCAGCTCGTCACCCTGCGGTTCGGTCGCTGA
- a CDS encoding carbohydrate ABC transporter permease — translation MSLTKASATPTALGARLSRRTGRGAPRSVRRGPAWPMYLAISPFFILFCVFGLYPTVYSLVLSFQKWNGLGTPVWVGFQNFIDLFTDETFYLAIRNTFIIFALSTIPMLILALVLAAMLNSSIRYSTLFRIAYFVPNITSVVAMAVLFGSIFGQNFGIANQLLNAVGLDSVPWLTTPFGIQVTVAVLMTYQWTGYNAIIFLAGMQAIGEDIYEAASLDGAGAFRQFWSITLPLLRPTIMFVVVVSTITGLQSFTEAQVLTSSSSTTNPNSGGAGQGGLTMVLYFYQQAFNYNKFGYGAAIAWGVFLIVVVFTIISWRFSPGRNDGKATR, via the coding sequence ATGAGCCTGACCAAGGCGAGCGCGACTCCGACCGCCCTCGGAGCGCGCCTGTCCCGCCGGACCGGCCGGGGTGCGCCCCGGTCGGTCCGGCGGGGGCCGGCCTGGCCGATGTACCTGGCCATCTCGCCGTTCTTCATCCTGTTCTGCGTCTTCGGTCTCTACCCGACGGTCTATTCGCTGGTGCTGTCGTTCCAGAAATGGAACGGGCTCGGCACGCCGGTCTGGGTCGGTTTCCAGAACTTCATCGACCTGTTCACGGACGAGACGTTCTACCTGGCCATCCGCAACACGTTCATCATCTTCGCGCTGTCGACCATTCCGATGCTGATCCTGGCGCTGGTCCTGGCAGCGATGCTGAACAGTTCCATTCGCTACAGCACGCTCTTCCGCATCGCCTACTTCGTCCCGAACATCACGTCGGTCGTCGCCATGGCGGTGCTCTTCGGGTCGATCTTCGGCCAGAACTTCGGTATCGCGAACCAGCTGCTCAACGCGGTCGGACTGGATTCGGTGCCCTGGCTGACCACGCCGTTCGGCATCCAGGTCACCGTCGCCGTGCTGATGACCTACCAGTGGACCGGCTACAACGCGATCATCTTCCTGGCCGGCATGCAGGCCATCGGCGAGGACATCTACGAGGCCGCCTCGCTCGACGGGGCCGGCGCGTTCCGTCAGTTCTGGTCGATCACCCTGCCCCTGCTGCGGCCGACCATCATGTTCGTCGTGGTCGTCTCGACCATCACCGGTCTACAGAGCTTCACCGAGGCGCAGGTGCTGACGTCCAGTTCCTCGACCACCAACCCGAACAGCGGCGGCGCCGGTCAGGGCGGCCTGACGATGGTCCTGTACTTCTACCAACAGGCGTTCAACTACAACAAGTTCGGCTACGGCGCGGCCATCGCCTGGGGCGTGTTCCTCATCGTCGTCGTCTTCACGATCATCAGCTGGCGCTTCAGCCCCGGCCGTAACGATGGGAAGGCCACCCGGTGA
- a CDS encoding carbohydrate ABC transporter permease, translating into MTTLAPTPESTRPAPRATARGRSARRTFPLLPATILLAVFLLGPIVVSLYGSFTDATLSGTTAVSSSFVGLDNYVSLFKDADFPVAIINTVLFVLFSAVVGQNVIGLGLALLMRSANRVVAAVVGTVVVTAWVLPEIVAAFAAYAFFRDDGSLNTALGALGASPISWLYEHPMIIVIIANAWRGTAFSMMVYSAALSEVPPEVTEAAQMDGASGAKQLFWVTLPMIRRTIATNSMIVTLQTLSVFTLIFVMTGGGPGVASTTLPILAYQEAFKFGQLGFGTAIATIMLIVGAIFSVFYIRALRTEVK; encoded by the coding sequence GTGACCACGCTCGCTCCGACACCGGAGAGCACCCGACCGGCTCCGCGCGCCACCGCGCGGGGCCGGTCGGCCCGGCGCACCTTCCCCCTGCTGCCGGCCACCATCCTGCTGGCCGTCTTCCTGCTCGGCCCGATCGTGGTGTCGCTGTACGGGTCGTTCACCGACGCCACGCTTTCCGGGACCACCGCCGTCAGTTCGAGCTTCGTCGGCCTGGACAACTACGTCTCCCTGTTCAAGGACGCCGACTTCCCCGTCGCGATCATCAACACCGTGCTGTTCGTGCTGTTCTCGGCGGTCGTCGGGCAGAACGTGATCGGGCTGGGCCTGGCCCTGCTGATGCGCAGCGCGAACCGGGTCGTCGCGGCCGTGGTCGGCACCGTCGTCGTCACCGCCTGGGTCCTGCCCGAGATCGTCGCCGCCTTCGCCGCCTACGCCTTCTTCCGCGACGACGGCAGTCTGAACACGGCTCTCGGCGCTCTGGGCGCGTCCCCGATCAGCTGGCTGTACGAGCACCCGATGATCATCGTCATCATCGCCAACGCCTGGCGCGGGACGGCCTTCTCGATGATGGTCTACTCGGCCGCACTCTCCGAGGTGCCGCCGGAGGTCACCGAGGCGGCCCAGATGGACGGGGCCAGCGGGGCCAAGCAGCTGTTCTGGGTCACCCTGCCGATGATCCGGCGGACCATCGCCACCAACTCGATGATCGTGACCCTGCAGACGCTCTCGGTCTTCACGCTGATCTTCGTGATGACCGGCGGTGGCCCCGGAGTCGCCAGCACCACCCTGCCCATCCTGGCCTATCAGGAGGCGTTCAAGTTCGGACAGCTCGGCTTCGGCACCGCCATCGCCACCATCATGCTCATCGTCGGGGCGATCTTCTCCGTCTTCTACATCCGCGCCCTGCGCACCGAGGTGAAGTGA
- a CDS encoding glucosamine-6-phosphate deaminase produces the protein MSPAARTATAPRVVTAPTAEVGDVAADVVAAFIRREPTGVLGVATGGSPLDLYSALARRRAAGLDTSGLTLVALDEYVGLSAADVRSYRAYVQTLIAEPLGIPAGRVHVPSGADADDAAAYEATIDSVGGVDLQIIGIGRNGHIGFNEPGSELDSRTRVIELTESTRQANAPWFDDDPTAVPTHAMTQGIGTILDARALVLVATGAAKAPALAAALSGPVTTDLPASVIQRHPDVTVVADPDALSGAWRTAPTA, from the coding sequence GTGAGTCCGGCGGCCCGGACCGCGACCGCCCCGCGCGTCGTCACCGCGCCGACCGCCGAGGTGGGCGACGTGGCCGCCGACGTCGTGGCCGCGTTCATCCGCCGGGAACCGACCGGGGTCCTGGGGGTCGCCACCGGCGGCTCCCCGCTGGATCTGTACTCCGCCCTGGCCCGCCGCCGGGCGGCCGGCCTGGACACCAGTGGACTCACCCTAGTCGCGCTGGACGAGTACGTCGGGCTGAGTGCCGCCGACGTCCGTTCCTACCGCGCCTACGTGCAGACCCTCATCGCCGAGCCGCTGGGCATCCCGGCCGGGCGGGTGCACGTGCCGTCCGGCGCGGACGCGGACGATGCGGCCGCCTACGAGGCGACCATCGACTCCGTCGGCGGCGTCGACCTGCAGATCATCGGGATCGGCCGCAACGGCCACATCGGTTTCAATGAACCGGGTTCGGAGCTGGATTCGCGGACCCGGGTCATCGAGCTCACCGAGTCCACCCGTCAGGCGAACGCGCCCTGGTTCGACGACGATCCGACCGCCGTTCCGACCCACGCGATGACCCAGGGGATCGGCACCATCCTGGATGCGCGCGCCCTGGTGCTGGTGGCCACGGGAGCGGCCAAGGCGCCGGCCCTGGCCGCCGCCCTGAGCGGGCCGGTCACCACCGACCTGCCGGCCTCGGTCATCCAGCGGCATCCCGACGTGACCGTCGTGGCCGATCCCGACGCCCTGTCGGGCGCATGGCGCACCGCTCCCACCGCCTGA
- a CDS encoding carbohydrate ABC transporter permease, translated as MTAPSPDVATAALADATSPRPVSMSAPNRRTMRWLSNGVLIGVGLLFALPLVWLITASLDAKPSLAIAVPDVITFDNFRAIFDPKLTFKPLWNSVLLSGGTAILTVILAALAAYPLSRYRMRVTRPFLYAILFGTCLPITAMMVPVYSLFVQIKLIDSLPGTTLFMTASSLPIAIWMLKNFMDSVPIELEEAAWVDGASSMRTLSRIVLPLMRPGIAVVFIFVFIQAWGNFFVPFVLLLSPSKQPAAVSIFNFFGSNGSIAYGQLAAYSIVYSLPVLALYVLVQRGLGGSSALAGAVKG; from the coding sequence ATGACCGCCCCCTCCCCGGACGTGGCCACCGCGGCCCTGGCGGACGCGACATCGCCCCGGCCAGTGTCGATGTCAGCACCGAACCGGCGAACCATGCGCTGGCTGTCCAACGGCGTGCTGATCGGTGTCGGATTGCTCTTCGCACTCCCGCTGGTCTGGCTGATCACCGCCTCCCTGGACGCCAAGCCGTCGCTGGCCATCGCTGTGCCGGACGTCATCACGTTCGACAACTTCCGGGCCATCTTCGACCCGAAACTGACGTTCAAGCCGCTCTGGAACAGCGTGCTGCTGTCCGGCGGAACGGCGATCCTCACGGTGATCCTCGCGGCGCTCGCCGCATACCCGCTGTCGCGCTACCGGATGCGGGTCACCCGACCCTTCCTGTACGCAATCCTTTTCGGCACCTGCCTGCCGATCACCGCGATGATGGTGCCGGTCTACAGCCTGTTCGTGCAGATCAAACTGATCGATTCGCTGCCCGGTACCACCCTGTTCATGACGGCCAGTTCGCTGCCCATCGCGATCTGGATGCTGAAGAACTTCATGGACTCGGTTCCGATCGAGCTCGAGGAAGCCGCGTGGGTCGATGGCGCGTCGTCCATGCGTACCCTCAGCCGCATCGTCCTGCCGTTGATGCGGCCCGGCATCGCCGTCGTTTTCATCTTCGTGTTCATCCAGGCCTGGGGGAATTTCTTCGTCCCCTTCGTGCTGCTGCTGTCGCCGAGCAAGCAACCCGCGGCGGTCAGCATCTTCAACTTCTTCGGCTCCAACGGTTCCATCGCCTACGGCCAGCTGGCCGCCTACTCGATCGTCTACTCGCTCCCGGTGCTCGCGCTCTACGTCCTGGTGCAACGCGGCCTGGGCGGGTCGTCCGCGCTGGCCGGCGCGGTCAAGGGCTGA